A genome region from Bradyrhizobium commune includes the following:
- a CDS encoding DUF2735 domain-containing protein: MMNNGLSEGSATIYQFPVGGRAALGGRRYGETRVSADRLSFPVNETICSGSWYHQEAVDEAKPKWDR; encoded by the coding sequence ATGATGAACAATGGTTTGAGTGAGGGATCGGCAACGATCTATCAATTCCCTGTCGGGGGCCGCGCGGCTCTCGGAGGACGACGCTACGGTGAGACCCGCGTTTCCGCCGACCGTCTCTCGTTTCCCGTCAACGAGACGATCTGCAGCGGCAGCTGGTATCATCAAGAAGCCGTCGACGAAGCCAAGCCGAAATGGGATCGCTGA
- a CDS encoding MliC family protein, whose product MNRHKAIVLAIAMLAGGISGARQAEAQTFRTYRCVDGTQFIVGFYDEDNRAFLQIDGEPVTLAKRLTLSGARYSGAGITLRIDKTGATTVRHLKRPVTACAVMERPELAPRLQ is encoded by the coding sequence ATGAACCGGCACAAGGCCATTGTTTTGGCTATCGCCATGCTGGCGGGCGGAATTTCTGGCGCGCGGCAGGCCGAGGCGCAGACGTTTCGGACCTATCGCTGTGTCGATGGTACGCAGTTCATCGTGGGGTTTTATGACGAGGACAACCGCGCCTTTCTCCAGATCGACGGAGAGCCTGTCACGCTCGCCAAGCGGCTGACGCTGTCGGGCGCACGCTATTCAGGAGCGGGGATCACGCTGAGGATCGATAAGACCGGGGCAACCACCGTCAGGCATCTCAAGCGGCCGGTCACGGCCTGTGCGGTGATGGAAAGGCCCGAACTTGCGCCGAGGCTGCAATGA
- a CDS encoding tyrosine-protein phosphatase encodes MSETPARHLSLQGASNFRDLGGYPTADGRTTRWRHIFRSNHLGQLTAADVEIVRALGVRSAFDFRGVEERTAGVCVMNEITVHSLPIEPTVVASLRAELARGTLTGTIALEIMRESYRNYVRHNTHSFRALFGHLLDDRAPLVIHCTAGKDRTGFASALILHALGVTDDVIAEDYLLTNRHYKRDVSSAADLPPDVLDAIGSVEASYLDAAFDAVGREYGDIDTYLRDGLKLGPAERTALKARYLQA; translated from the coding sequence ATGTCAGAGACCCCTGCCCGTCATCTCAGCCTCCAAGGCGCCAGCAATTTTCGCGACCTCGGCGGCTATCCGACAGCCGACGGGCGCACCACGCGCTGGCGGCACATCTTCCGCTCCAACCATCTCGGCCAGCTCACCGCTGCCGACGTCGAGATCGTCCGCGCGCTCGGCGTCAGGAGCGCATTCGACTTTCGTGGCGTCGAGGAGCGCACGGCCGGGGTCTGCGTCATGAACGAGATCACCGTGCATTCACTACCGATCGAGCCGACGGTCGTCGCTTCACTGCGCGCCGAGCTCGCCAGGGGGACGCTGACAGGGACAATTGCGCTGGAGATCATGCGCGAGTCCTATCGCAACTACGTCCGCCACAACACGCACAGCTTTCGCGCTCTGTTCGGCCATCTCCTCGATGACCGCGCCCCGCTCGTCATCCACTGCACCGCAGGCAAGGACCGCACCGGCTTTGCCAGTGCGCTGATTCTCCATGCGCTTGGAGTGACTGATGACGTCATTGCGGAGGACTATCTCCTGACCAATCGTCACTACAAACGCGACGTCTCGAGTGCCGCCGATCTGCCCCCGGACGTCCTCGACGCAATCGGCTCTGTCGAGGCCTCTTATCTCGATGCCGCTTTCGATGCCGTCGGCCGCGAATATGGCGACATCGACACCTATCTGCGCGACGGGCTCAAGCTCGGCCCGGCCGAGCGGACGGCGCTGAAGGCGCGCTATCTGCAAGCGTAG
- a CDS encoding SDR family oxidoreductase, producing the protein MQGKVLIVTGALGALGKVVAETALARGARVAGIDHAPSQMPATLERIEIGSVDLSDAAQAKTAIETVARHFGRLDALVNIAGGFAFETVGDGDLTTWQRMYALNVLTALNTARAALPHLAASKAGRIVNVGAMGALQAGGGMGPYAASKAGVHRLTEALASEWKGKVTVNAVLPSIIDTKANRNDMPNADVSKWVTPQELAEVILFLASDAASGVTGALIPVSGRV; encoded by the coding sequence ATGCAAGGCAAAGTTCTGATTGTCACCGGCGCGCTCGGCGCACTTGGTAAGGTGGTGGCGGAGACAGCGCTGGCGCGCGGCGCGCGGGTCGCGGGCATCGATCACGCCCCCTCGCAGATGCCTGCGACGCTCGAGCGCATCGAGATTGGCAGCGTCGACCTGTCTGACGCGGCGCAGGCGAAGACGGCGATCGAAACCGTGGCCAGGCACTTCGGCAGGCTCGACGCGCTGGTCAACATCGCCGGCGGCTTTGCCTTCGAGACTGTCGGCGACGGCGACCTCACGACGTGGCAGCGCATGTATGCACTGAACGTCTTGACCGCGCTCAACACGGCGCGCGCGGCGCTGCCGCATCTCGCCGCCTCAAAGGCCGGCCGCATCGTCAATGTCGGCGCCATGGGCGCGCTTCAGGCCGGCGGCGGCATGGGTCCTTACGCGGCCTCCAAGGCCGGCGTGCACCGCCTCACCGAGGCGCTGGCCAGCGAATGGAAGGGCAAGGTCACCGTGAATGCGGTACTGCCGTCGATCATCGACACCAAGGCCAACCGCAACGACATGCCGAACGCGGATGTCTCCAAATGGGTGACGCCGCAGGAGCTCGCCGAGGTGATCCTGTTCCTCGCAAGCGATGCCGCAAGCGGCGTCACCGGCGCGCTGATCCCGGTCAGCGGGCGGGTGTGA
- a CDS encoding GrlR family regulatory protein — translation MTIRNGLYHIRIQMLDGVQGGNQGVMVLRDGTMRGGDSFFFAYGTYTSADGKWKGELTNEEHSPSFDERPVWGRKVVTIGFSGTYTDETAYGEGIALAGKQSIRFKGNLRLLVPD, via the coding sequence ATGACGATCAGGAACGGGCTTTATCACATCCGGATCCAGATGCTGGATGGCGTCCAGGGCGGCAATCAGGGCGTCATGGTGCTGCGCGACGGCACCATGCGCGGCGGCGATTCTTTCTTCTTCGCCTACGGCACCTACACCTCCGCCGACGGTAAATGGAAGGGCGAGCTGACCAATGAGGAGCATTCACCCTCGTTCGACGAGCGCCCGGTGTGGGGCCGCAAGGTCGTGACCATCGGCTTCAGCGGCACTTACACCGATGAGACCGCCTATGGCGAAGGCATCGCGCTCGCCGGCAAGCAGAGCATTCGCTTCAAGGGCAATCTGCGGCTCTTGGTGCCGGATTGA
- a CDS encoding DUF2161 domain-containing phosphodiesterase, protein METALYLPVKRFLEQLGFTVKGEIGGCDLVGLSAGDPPVVVIGELKLAFNLELILQAVDRAPAGDEIWIAAKMSARGKGRESDARYRNLCRRLGFGMLGVTERGQVEVLVKPPTAAPRREPKTRSRLVAEHQRRQGDPVLGGSTRAPIMTAYRQQALACASALAAGPRAVRELRERCPDAGKILLHNVYGWFERAERGIYGLTAAGHAALKRWPQAPIGDAAHEASLP, encoded by the coding sequence GTGGAAACCGCGCTTTATCTTCCCGTCAAACGCTTTCTCGAACAGCTCGGCTTCACCGTGAAAGGGGAGATCGGGGGCTGCGATCTTGTGGGCTTGAGCGCAGGCGATCCGCCGGTCGTGGTGATCGGCGAGCTCAAGCTCGCCTTCAATCTCGAGCTGATTTTGCAAGCGGTCGACCGCGCACCGGCAGGTGACGAGATCTGGATCGCGGCGAAAATGTCGGCGCGCGGCAAGGGACGCGAGAGCGATGCGCGCTATCGCAATCTCTGCCGCCGGCTCGGCTTCGGCATGCTTGGCGTCACCGAGCGCGGCCAGGTCGAGGTGCTGGTGAAGCCGCCGACGGCCGCTCCCCGCCGCGAGCCGAAGACGCGCTCGCGGCTTGTCGCCGAACATCAGCGCCGTCAGGGCGATCCCGTGCTTGGCGGCAGCACGCGCGCGCCGATCATGACCGCCTATCGCCAGCAGGCGCTGGCCTGTGCCTCGGCGCTCGCCGCAGGGCCGCGCGCCGTCCGCGAGCTGCGCGAGCGCTGTCCCGATGCCGGCAAGATTCTGCTGCACAATGTCTATGGCTGGTTCGAACGCGCCGAGCGCGGAATCTATGGCCTCACCGCGGCCGGACACGCCGCGTTGAAACGTTGGCCACAGGCGCCGATCGGCGACGCAGCGCACGAGGCGTCCCTGCCCTAG
- a CDS encoding putative quinol monooxygenase gives MIVVTGSVTARPETFEEVRRLSLEHVDRSRQEPGCISHAVHVDCENPLRLVFVEQWADRAALAVHFAVPASGAFVRALRSLAEGPTTLDLYDASKIEKL, from the coding sequence ATGATCGTGGTAACTGGCAGCGTGACGGCCCGACCGGAGACGTTCGAGGAGGTGCGCCGGCTCAGCCTCGAGCACGTCGATCGATCGCGACAGGAGCCCGGGTGCATCTCGCATGCGGTGCATGTCGACTGCGAGAACCCGCTGAGGCTGGTGTTTGTCGAGCAATGGGCCGACCGCGCCGCGCTCGCGGTGCATTTTGCGGTACCTGCGTCCGGCGCCTTCGTGCGCGCCTTGCGCTCATTGGCGGAGGGGCCGACGACCCTCGATCTCTATGACGCCAGCAAGATCGAGAAGCTGTGA
- a CDS encoding GNAT family N-acetyltransferase, with the protein MVLEDTIRPTSVPGYVRTLSQQEELPLLRDHLLRLDAESRHDRFNGFLDDSFIERYAARCAEDGTVIVAYIVDGVVRGAAELHPSEGDSLPEVAFSVEASARRQNVGTILFSRLIAEARWKGFKRLRITTGAENHAMRALARKFGANLQFRHGESTGTIDLTKSPEAELADLAAAPFKAGRALLTFNSTCWKLISSMYGNRAA; encoded by the coding sequence GTGGTACTTGAAGACACCATCCGCCCGACGTCCGTTCCGGGCTATGTGCGGACCTTGAGCCAGCAGGAAGAATTGCCGCTTTTGCGCGATCACCTGCTCAGACTCGATGCCGAGAGCCGGCACGACCGTTTCAACGGTTTTCTCGACGACAGCTTTATCGAGCGTTACGCCGCCCGCTGCGCCGAGGACGGAACCGTGATCGTCGCCTACATCGTCGACGGTGTGGTCCGCGGTGCGGCCGAGCTGCATCCGTCGGAGGGTGATTCGCTGCCTGAGGTCGCCTTCAGCGTCGAAGCATCGGCGCGCCGCCAGAATGTCGGCACCATCCTGTTCAGCCGCCTGATCGCGGAGGCGCGTTGGAAGGGTTTTAAGCGCCTGCGCATCACCACCGGCGCCGAGAACCACGCCATGCGCGCGCTCGCGCGAAAGTTCGGCGCAAACCTGCAATTCCGCCATGGCGAGTCGACCGGCACGATCGATCTCACCAAGTCGCCCGAGGCCGAATTGGCCGATCTCGCGGCGGCGCCGTTCAAGGCCGGCCGCGCCTTGCTGACGTTCAACTCGACGTGCTGGAAGCTGATCTCCAGCATGTACGGCAATCGCGCCGCCTGA
- a CDS encoding PaaI family thioesterase: protein MTPLEKVKAMKMPFAELKGIEFVEAEKDRVVARMTVRPDLCTLYHTIHGGAVMAFADSVGAAATVINLPEDAKGTTTLESKTNFIGGAKEGTTVIATATPVHRGRRTQVWTTRLETEDGKLVAVVTQTQLVL from the coding sequence ATGACGCCGCTCGAGAAAGTTAAAGCGATGAAGATGCCGTTTGCCGAGCTCAAGGGCATCGAGTTCGTCGAGGCCGAGAAGGATCGTGTGGTGGCGCGGATGACGGTCAGGCCCGACCTCTGCACGCTCTACCACACCATTCACGGCGGCGCGGTGATGGCGTTCGCCGATTCCGTCGGCGCGGCCGCGACCGTGATCAACCTGCCAGAGGATGCGAAGGGTACGACCACGCTGGAGAGCAAGACGAACTTCATCGGCGGCGCGAAGGAGGGAACCACGGTGATCGCCACCGCCACCCCAGTCCACCGCGGCCGCCGGACCCAGGTCTGGACCACCCGGCTCGAAACCGAGGACGGCAAGCTGGTCGCCGTGGTGACCCAGACGCAGCTGGTCCTGTAA
- the kynU gene encoding kynureninase produces the protein MTKLSVYGDTKALFHLPDGVIYLDGNSLGALPLGVAERVGRVITSEWGNELIRAWNTAGWYAQPRHVGDRIARLIGAEAGSVMVGDTLSLKVYQALAAALDMNASRKVILSDTGNFPTDLYMAEGLIATLGRGHQLRLVSPEEIEAALSEDIAVLYITEVDYRTGRRHDMARLTAKAHALGIVTVWDLAHSAGALPVDLTGCGADFAAGCTYKYINAGPGAPAFLYVAPRHAGTARAALSGWMGHAKPFAFELGYAAAGGVERMRVGTPPVLAMAALEASLDIWDRVDIADVRARSLVLGDLLISEVERRCPSLKLVTPRAHERRGSQISFAFDGGYAAMQALIARGVIGDFRAPDIMRFGITPLYIGESEVMKAAEIIGKVITGEVWRRPEYQVVNAVT, from the coding sequence ATGACGAAGCTGAGCGTCTACGGCGACACCAAGGCGCTGTTCCATCTGCCCGACGGCGTGATCTATCTCGACGGCAACTCGCTCGGCGCGCTGCCGCTCGGCGTCGCCGAGCGCGTCGGTCGGGTCATCACGTCCGAGTGGGGCAACGAGCTGATCCGCGCCTGGAACACCGCGGGCTGGTATGCCCAGCCGCGCCATGTCGGCGATCGCATCGCGCGCCTGATCGGCGCGGAAGCCGGCTCGGTGATGGTCGGGGACACGCTGTCGCTGAAGGTCTATCAGGCGCTCGCCGCCGCGCTCGACATGAATGCGTCGCGCAAGGTGATCCTGTCCGACACCGGTAATTTCCCGACCGACCTTTACATGGCCGAAGGGCTGATCGCGACGCTCGGGCGCGGCCATCAATTGCGCCTGGTGTCGCCGGAGGAGATCGAGGCCGCGCTGTCCGAGGATATCGCCGTCCTTTACATCACCGAGGTCGATTACCGCACCGGCCGCCGTCACGACATGGCAAGGCTCACGGCAAAGGCGCATGCGCTTGGCATTGTCACGGTCTGGGATCTCGCCCATTCCGCTGGCGCGCTGCCGGTCGATCTCACCGGTTGTGGTGCTGATTTCGCCGCTGGGTGTACTTACAAATACATCAACGCCGGCCCCGGCGCGCCGGCCTTCCTCTACGTTGCGCCACGCCACGCCGGCACCGCGCGCGCCGCGCTGTCGGGGTGGATGGGTCACGCAAAGCCGTTTGCGTTCGAGCTTGGCTATGCCGCTGCCGGCGGCGTCGAACGCATGCGCGTGGGCACGCCTCCGGTGCTGGCGATGGCGGCGCTGGAAGCCTCGCTCGATATCTGGGATCGCGTTGATATCGCAGACGTGCGCGCGCGTTCGCTGGTGCTTGGCGATCTCCTCATCAGCGAAGTCGAACGCCGTTGCCCTTCCTTGAAGCTGGTCACGCCGCGTGCGCATGAGCGCCGCGGCTCGCAAATCTCCTTCGCCTTCGATGGCGGCTACGCCGCCATGCAGGCCCTGATCGCCCGTGGTGTCATCGGCGATTTCCGGGCACCTGACATCATGAGGTTCGGGATCACGCCGCTCTATATCGGCGAGAGCGAGGTGATGAAGGCTGCCGAGATCATCGGGAAGGTGATCACGGGCGAAGTGTGGCGACGGCCGGAGTATCAGGTCGTGAATGCCGTGACGTAA
- the kynA gene encoding tryptophan 2,3-dioxygenase has product MTSSDYDPASEGAETDFARRMSYGDYLALDKILGAQHPLSEAHDEMLFIIQHQTTELWMRLALHELAAARRAIAKDEVQPAMKMLARMSRIFEQLNGAWDVLRTMTPSEYTRFRSQLGQSSGFQSRQYRLIEYLLGNRNHAMLKPHAHDAETTKLLEAELATPSLYDEVLRLADRNGLKMPAAVLARDVRETHSFSEGVLQAWRQVYEAPETHWMLYELAEKLVDFEDYFRRWRFNHVTTVERVIGFKRGTGGTGGVSYLKRMLEVELFPELWRVRTIL; this is encoded by the coding sequence ATGACGTCCAGCGATTACGATCCTGCAAGCGAAGGCGCCGAAACCGATTTCGCCCGGCGCATGTCCTATGGCGATTATCTGGCGCTGGACAAGATCCTCGGCGCGCAGCATCCGCTTTCGGAAGCCCATGACGAGATGCTGTTCATCATCCAGCATCAGACCACGGAGCTGTGGATGCGGCTTGCGCTCCACGAGCTTGCTGCCGCGCGCCGCGCGATTGCAAAGGATGAGGTGCAGCCCGCCATGAAGATGCTGGCGCGGATGTCGCGCATCTTCGAGCAGCTCAACGGCGCCTGGGACGTGCTCCGCACGATGACGCCGAGCGAATATACCCGCTTCCGCTCCCAGCTCGGCCAATCCTCGGGCTTCCAGTCGCGCCAGTACCGGCTGATCGAATATCTGCTCGGCAATCGCAACCACGCCATGCTGAAGCCGCACGCGCACGATGCCGAGACGACCAAGCTGCTGGAGGCCGAGCTTGCGACGCCAAGCCTCTACGACGAAGTGCTGCGGCTCGCCGACCGCAACGGGCTCAAGATGCCGGCGGCGGTGCTGGCGCGTGACGTCCGCGAGACCCACAGCTTCAGCGAGGGCGTGCTTCAGGCCTGGCGACAGGTCTACGAGGCGCCGGAGACGCACTGGATGCTCTACGAGCTCGCCGAGAAGCTGGTCGATTTCGAGGACTATTTCCGGCGCTGGCGTTTCAACCATGTCACGACGGTCGAGCGCGTGATCGGCTTCAAGCGCGGCACCGGTGGCACCGGCGGCGTCAGCTATCTCAAGCGGATGCTGGAGGTCGAGCTGTTCCCTGAACTCTGGCGCGTGCGTACCATTCTTTAG
- a CDS encoding alpha/beta hydrolase, protein MRDWDDAYANSAHIPGSDKLPALWAERATAYRAGLKDFRADIAYGSGERQRLDLILPDGDSKGLVVFVHGGYWMRFDKSTWTDLAEGARHHGWTVALPSYTLTPAARISDITAEITAAIAKAAALVAGPIRLAGHSAGGHLVTRMLCDDGRLEPSVFNRIAATLSISGLHDLRPLLKTRMNETLRMTMEEATLESAALHLPRGHAPVTAWVGGNERPEFIRQSDLMANVWTGFDVPTRLVVDPGLNHFTVIDALNDPSSQITARLIGLD, encoded by the coding sequence ATGCGCGATTGGGACGATGCTTATGCCAACTCGGCCCATATCCCGGGCTCGGACAAGCTGCCGGCGCTATGGGCGGAGCGGGCGACGGCTTACCGTGCCGGACTGAAGGATTTTCGCGCCGACATCGCCTATGGCTCGGGCGAGCGCCAGCGCCTCGACCTGATCCTGCCCGATGGCGACAGCAAGGGCCTCGTCGTGTTCGTTCACGGCGGCTACTGGATGCGCTTCGACAAATCGACCTGGACCGATCTCGCCGAAGGCGCGCGCCATCACGGCTGGACGGTGGCTTTGCCGAGCTACACGCTGACGCCGGCCGCGCGCATCTCCGACATCACCGCAGAGATCACCGCCGCCATCGCCAAGGCGGCCGCGCTCGTCGCCGGCCCGATCCGGCTCGCCGGGCATTCGGCCGGCGGCCATCTGGTCACGCGCATGCTGTGCGACGACGGCCGGCTCGAGCCTTCAGTCTTCAACCGCATCGCCGCCACGCTCTCGATCAGCGGCCTGCACGATCTGCGCCCGCTGCTCAAGACGAGGATGAACGAGACGCTGCGCATGACCATGGAGGAGGCGACGCTCGAAAGCGCGGCGCTGCACCTTCCGCGCGGGCATGCGCCGGTGACCGCCTGGGTCGGCGGCAACGAGCGGCCCGAGTTTATCCGCCAGTCCGATCTGATGGCGAATGTCTGGACCGGTTTTGACGTGCCGACGCGCCTCGTCGTCGATCCCGGGCTGAACCATTTCACCGTGATCGACGCGCTGAACGATCCGTCGTCGCAGATCACCGCGCGACTGATCGGTCTCGACTGA
- a CDS encoding ArgE/DapE family deacylase — protein MNADTQQRILDAVDAGFEAQLATTSDFVAIPSTRGAEGPCQDMIGDLLRQRGYEVDDWHIKVDDLRDLRGFGPIEHDFSKARSVVGTYRPMTEAGKSLILQGHCDVVPAGPLELWDTPPFSPVIKDGKMFGRGACDMKSGTIGALYALDAIKAAGLKPTARIHFQSVIEEESTGVGALSTLQRGYRADACFIPEPTAGKMVRSQVGVIWFRLRVKGHPVHVAHAGSGANAIMAAYHLIQALQKLELEWNERAKADRHFGTINHPINLNPGIIKGGDWASSVPAWCDVDCRIAVLPGWSVADHQKEILACVAAASRNHRFLANNPPEVEWSGFLSEGYELTDSAAPEAAFGKAFNKVYGGAVEDLVFTALTDTRFYGLNHGIPSLCFGASGGEMHGFNEYVELESLKKTTKAMALFIAEWCGVEKA, from the coding sequence ATGAATGCCGACACGCAGCAGAGGATTCTTGACGCCGTCGATGCCGGCTTCGAAGCCCAGCTTGCGACCACAAGCGATTTCGTCGCGATCCCCTCGACCCGCGGAGCGGAGGGACCATGCCAGGACATGATCGGCGACCTGCTGCGCCAGCGCGGCTATGAGGTCGACGATTGGCACATCAAGGTCGACGATCTCAGGGATCTGCGCGGCTTCGGTCCGATCGAGCATGATTTCTCCAAGGCGCGCAGCGTGGTCGGGACCTATCGTCCGATGACCGAGGCGGGCAAGTCGCTGATCCTCCAGGGCCACTGCGACGTGGTGCCGGCAGGGCCGCTGGAATTGTGGGACACGCCGCCGTTCTCGCCCGTCATCAAGGACGGCAAGATGTTCGGCCGCGGCGCCTGCGACATGAAGTCGGGCACGATCGGCGCGCTCTATGCGCTCGATGCGATCAAGGCCGCGGGCCTCAAGCCGACGGCGCGGATTCACTTCCAGTCCGTAATCGAGGAGGAGAGCACCGGCGTCGGCGCGCTCTCAACGCTTCAGCGCGGCTATCGTGCGGATGCCTGCTTCATCCCGGAGCCGACCGCCGGCAAGATGGTGCGCTCGCAGGTCGGCGTGATCTGGTTTCGCCTGCGCGTGAAGGGCCATCCCGTCCACGTCGCGCATGCCGGATCGGGCGCGAACGCAATCATGGCGGCCTATCACCTGATCCAGGCGCTGCAAAAGCTCGAGCTCGAGTGGAACGAGCGCGCCAAGGCCGATCGTCACTTTGGGACGATCAACCATCCCATCAACCTCAATCCCGGCATCATCAAGGGCGGTGACTGGGCCTCGAGCGTGCCGGCCTGGTGCGATGTCGATTGCCGCATTGCCGTGTTGCCGGGCTGGTCGGTGGCCGATCACCAGAAGGAGATTTTGGCCTGCGTTGCTGCTGCCTCGCGCAACCACCGCTTCCTTGCCAACAACCCGCCGGAGGTCGAATGGTCCGGCTTCCTGTCGGAAGGCTATGAACTGACTGACTCGGCCGCGCCGGAAGCAGCTTTCGGCAAGGCCTTCAACAAGGTCTATGGCGGCGCGGTCGAGGATCTCGTCTTCACCGCGCTCACCGACACCCGTTTCTACGGCCTCAATCACGGCATCCCGAGCCTCTGCTTCGGGGCCAGCGGCGGCGAGATGCACGGCTTCAACGAATATGTTGAGCTGGAGTCGTTGAAGAAGACGACCAAGGCGATGGCGCTGTTCATCGCCGAATGGTGCGGGGTGGAGAAGGCGTAG
- a CDS encoding pyridoxamine 5'-phosphate oxidase family protein, producing MSPTETENSYPTSARNQVKRRHDRGFYDHDTVHRILDSSMLCHVSYVIDGQPYCTPTFFWREGTKLYWHGSSASRMLRNQTRGERVCLTVAHLDSLVLARCGFNHSADYRAVMAFGTAYLVTDPEEKERAVIAMVDRFFPDRTASLRASNTQEIKATSFIAMEIEEASAKIRAKGVADDDEDYALPIYAERIPVRTVLGAPEPCPRLLDGVTRPATLHGYSEGRLLEDALRDAYFVEYPNG from the coding sequence GTGAGCCCGACTGAGACCGAAAATTCCTATCCGACCTCGGCACGCAACCAGGTCAAGCGCCGTCACGACCGCGGCTTCTACGATCACGACACGGTTCACCGCATCCTGGATTCCTCGATGCTGTGCCACGTCTCCTATGTCATCGACGGCCAGCCCTACTGCACGCCGACCTTCTTCTGGCGCGAGGGGACCAAGCTCTATTGGCATGGTTCGAGCGCGAGCCGCATGCTGCGCAACCAGACCAGAGGCGAACGGGTGTGCCTGACGGTCGCCCATCTCGACAGTCTCGTGCTGGCGCGTTGCGGCTTCAACCACTCGGCCGACTACCGCGCGGTGATGGCGTTCGGCACCGCCTATCTCGTCACCGACCCCGAGGAGAAAGAGCGCGCGGTGATCGCGATGGTCGACCGCTTCTTCCCGGACCGCACCGCGAGCCTGCGGGCGAGCAACACGCAGGAGATCAAGGCAACCTCGTTCATCGCCATGGAGATCGAGGAGGCCTCCGCGAAAATCCGCGCCAAGGGTGTCGCCGACGATGATGAGGACTACGCATTGCCGATCTATGCCGAGCGCATCCCGGTGCGCACCGTGCTCGGCGCGCCGGAGCCGTGCCCGCGGCTGCTCGACGGCGTGACCCGTCCCGCGACGCTGCATGGCTATTCCGAAGGCCGACTGCTCGAAGATGCATTGCGGGATGCTTATTTTGTGGAGTACCCGAACGGCTGA